In Raphanus sativus cultivar WK10039 chromosome 5, ASM80110v3, whole genome shotgun sequence, the following proteins share a genomic window:
- the LOC108862538 gene encoding reticulon-like protein B11: MGDDDSARLSVHKSLGGASVADLLLWRNRSGAFILLASSTVFWFLFERAGYNLLSFVSNVLLLLVAILFLWAKSASLLNRPLPPVPNMEIPEEFAVKAADDIRVLINRVLSIASDITIARNPIRLLQMSLVLWAVSYVGTLINSLTLVYVGILLSLSLPLVYEKYQDHINEKLNSTSKVIRSLSSKIPMMMPVSKEKKYQ; this comes from the exons ATGGGAGATGATGATTCCGCACGCCTTTCTGTTCACAAATCTCTCGGTGGTGCTTCAG TTGCTGATTTGCTGTTATGGAGAAACCGGAGTGGTGCATTCATCTTGTTAGCTTCTTCCACTGTGTTTTGGTTTCTGTTTGAGAGAGCTGGTTACAATCTCTTGTCTTTCGTCTCCAATGTTCTGCTTCTCCTTGTTGCCATCCTCTTCTTATGGGCCAAGTCTGCTTCACTTCTCAACCG ACCTCTACCACCAGTTCCCAATATGGAGATCCCTGAGGAGTTTGCAGTCAAGGCTGCCGATGATATTAGGGTCTTGATCAATCGTGTACTGTCAATTGCAAGTGATATCACCATTGCTAGAAATCCCATTCGTCTCCTTCAG ATGTCTTTGGTCTTGTGGGCTGTATCCTATGTGGGGACGTTAATCAACTCCCTCACTCTTGTCTATGTTG GGATTCTTCTCAGtctttctcttcctcttgtGTACGAGAAGTACCAAGACCACATTAACGAGAAACTGAACTCGACTTCTAAAGTCATTCGGAGTCTCTCAAGTAAGATTCCGATGATGATGCCCGTAAGCAAAGAAAAGAAGTACCAATAG
- the LOC108862539 gene encoding sodium/proton antiporter 1, with product MAVLPIGSHFAPPHKLTKRYTSSSPITLSTRLSQNVSVSKLSGTTTNSRLSSRHSVLARAEDKIRVSSPPPLEEPSQPLDDDSDLEDLLEGSCDPICSVDEPSSSYFEANYQPKTDIVKAVAILAAALTGTAAINHSWVAANQDVAMALLFGIGYAGIIFEESLAFNKSGVGLLMAVSLWVVRGIGAPSTEIAVAELQHATAEVSEIVFFILGAMTIVEIVDAHQGFKLVTDNITTRKPKTLLWVVGFVTFFLSSILDNLTSTIVMVSLLRKLVPQSEYRKLLGAVVVIAANAGGAWTPIGDVTTTMLWIHGQITTLPTIQGLFIPSAISLAVPLALMSLSSEVNEKGQDSSDVLASEKMAPRGKLVFGVGLGALVFVPVFKALTGLPPYMGILLGLGVLWVLTDAIHYGESERQKLKVPQALSRIDTQGALFFLGILLSVSSLESAGILREIANYLDANIPNIELIASAIGVVSAIIDNVPLVAATMGMYDLTSFPQDSEFWQLVAFCAGTGGSMLIIGSAAGVAFMGMEKIDFFWYFRKVSGFAFAGYAAGIAAYLALQSVHFSIPTTVAQIPFLTGS from the exons ATGGCGGTGCTACCAATCGGCTCTCACTTCGCCCCGCCGCACAAACTGACGAAGAGATACACTTCATCATCCCCTATCACCCTCTCAACCCGATTGTCTCAAAACGTCTCCGTTTCCAAACTCTCAGGAACAACAACAAACTCGAGGCTGTCGTCCAGACACAGTGTCCTCGCAAGGGCCGAGGATAAGATCAGAgtctcttctcctcctcctctcgaGGAACCATCTCAACCACTCGATGATGACTCTGACCTTGAG GATTTGCTGGAAGGATCATGCGACCCTATTTGTTCGGTGGATGAACCTAGCTCGAGTTACTTCGAAGCTAATTACCAGCCCAAGACGGATATAGTCAAAGCTGTTGCTATTCTTGCAGCTGCTCTTACCGGAACCGCTGCCATTAATCACTCATGGGTCGCTGCTAATCAG GATGTTGCAATGGCATTGCTGTTTGGGATAGGATACGCAGGAATCATCTTTGAAGAGTCTTTAGCTTTTAATAAAAGTGGAGTAGGGCTTCTGATGGCTGTGAGTCTGTGGGTTGTGAGGGGCATAGGG GCTCCTTCAACTGAAATAGCTGTTGCTGAGCTTCAACATGCAACAGCCGAAGTAAGTGAGATTGTATTTTTCATACTCGGTGCAATGACCATTGTGGAGATTGTTGATGCTCACCAAGGGTTTAAGCTGGTTACTGACAATATAACCACTCGGAAGCCAAAGACGCTGTTATGGGTG GTCGGGTTTGTGACTTTTTTCCTCAGTTCGATTCTAGACAACCTGACCTCTACCATTGTCATGGTTTCTTTACTGAGGAAACTGGTTCCTCAATCAGAGTACCGCAA ACTTCTAGGAGCTGTTGTGGTGATAGCAGCAAATGCAGGAGGAGCATGGACTCCAATTGGTGATGTTACTACAACTATGCTATGGATTCATGGTCAGATAACCACTTTGCCGACTATACAG GGCCTTTTCATACCTTCGGCCATATCTCTTGCTGTTCCGCTAGCCCTCATGTCCTTGAGCAG TGAGGTAAACGAAAAGGGACAAGATTCTTCAGATGTATTAGCTTCTGAAAAGATGGCTCCAAGAGGGAAGCTAGTGTTTGGAGTTGGCCTTGGAGCATTGGTTTTTGTTCCCGTCTTTAAGGCTCTAACTGGATTACCTCCTTACATGGGTATCTTGTTAGGTCTTGGAGTTCTCTGGGTCTTGACTGATGCCATCCACTACGGCGAATCAGAGAGACAAAAGCTCAAAGTACCTCAGGCCTTGTCTCGAATCGACACACAAGGCGCTCTGTTTTTCCTTGGCATCCTTTTATCCGTTAGCAG CCTTGAGTCGGCTGGGATCCTCAGGGAGATTGCAAACTACCTTGATGCTAATATACCAAACATTGAGCTTATCGCTAGTGCAATAGGTGTTGTGTCTGCAATCATAGACAATGTTCCATTGGTTGCAGCAACTATGGGAATGTATGACCTCACATCCTTCCCTCAAGATTCAGAGTTTTGGCAGCTGGTTGCGTTCTGCGCTGGCACTGGTGGTTCGATGCTCATCATAGGATCTGCTGCTGGTGTAGCCTTTATGGGGATGGAGAAAATTGATTTCTTTTGGTACTTCCGCAAG GTAAGTGGTTTTGCTTTTGCTGGTTATGCTGCTGGTATAGCGGCCTATTTGGCACTCCAAAGTGTTCATTTTTCGATCCCTACAACGGTGGCTCAGATCCCATTTCTCACTGGTTCGTGA
- the LOC108857595 gene encoding transcription factor bHLH113 isoform X1, whose product MGDTVGDQAMVEAPGAPSFSELLMLSDGFLSSSEGHHREANGGDGGEDSFSFVFSGTNGSKMLCFSGDCQNGDESLFQEPSLPSGVSLSDPSSCTVDICKKSSDTCTEEKSTKPTNKKRTGSGNGQNMDHNRKPSKKCQKNQDKSSVGIAKVRKERLGERIAALQQLVSPYGKTDAASVLHEAMGYIKFLQDQIQVLCSPYLINYSLDGGAVTGDITPGKKARDLRSRGLCLVPVSSTVNVENSNGADLWSPATASMGHTMSPSQ is encoded by the exons ATGGGAGATACCGTAGGCGACCAAGCTATGGTGGAAGCTCCCGGAGCCCCGAGCTTCTCGGAGCTTCTTATGTTGTCGGACGGGTTTCTCAGCTCCTCTGAAGGCCACCACCGCGAAGCTAACGGCGGCGATGGTGGAGAAGACAGCTTCAGTTTTGTATTCTCCGGTACAAATGGGTCAAAAATGCTCTGTTTCAGCGGAGACTGTCAAAACGGCGACGAATCGCTCTTCCAAGAACCTTCTCTTCCTTCCGGAGTATCCCTTTCTGACCCTTCTTCATGCACTGTTGACATTTGCAAGAAGTCGAGTGACACTTGTACTGAGGAAAAATCAACTAAACCAACAAAC aagaagagaaccgGGTCGGGTAATGGGCAAAACATGGATCATAACCGAAAACCAAGCAAAAAGTGCCAGAAAAATCAGGATAAATCATCAGTTGGAATTGCAAAG GTAAGGAAAGAAAGGTTAGGGGAAAGAATTGCAGCGTTGCAGCAATTGGTTTCTCCATACGGAAAG ACAGATGCAGCTTCTGTGCTGCATGAAGCGATGGGTTACATCAAGTTCTTACAAGACCAGATCCAAGTCCTCTGCTCTCCTTACCTGATCAACTATTCTCTT GACGGTGGAGCTGTTACCGGAGATATTACACCGGGGAAGAAAGCGAGAGACTTGAGGAGCAGAGGATTATGCCTAGTACCTGTCTCGTCCACTGTAAACGTTGAAAACTCTAATGGTGCTGATTTGTGGTCACCTGCTACTGCTAGTATGGGTCACACTATGTCACCCTCTCAGTGA
- the LOC108857595 gene encoding transcription factor bHLH113 isoform X2: MGDTVGDQAMVEAPGAPSFSELLMLSDGFLSSSEGHHREANGGDGGEDSFSFVFSGTNGSKMLCFSGDCQNGDESLFQEPSLPSGVSLSDPSSCTVDICKKSSDTCTEEKSTKPTNKRTGSGNGQNMDHNRKPSKKCQKNQDKSSVGIAKVRKERLGERIAALQQLVSPYGKTDAASVLHEAMGYIKFLQDQIQVLCSPYLINYSLDGGAVTGDITPGKKARDLRSRGLCLVPVSSTVNVENSNGADLWSPATASMGHTMSPSQ, translated from the exons ATGGGAGATACCGTAGGCGACCAAGCTATGGTGGAAGCTCCCGGAGCCCCGAGCTTCTCGGAGCTTCTTATGTTGTCGGACGGGTTTCTCAGCTCCTCTGAAGGCCACCACCGCGAAGCTAACGGCGGCGATGGTGGAGAAGACAGCTTCAGTTTTGTATTCTCCGGTACAAATGGGTCAAAAATGCTCTGTTTCAGCGGAGACTGTCAAAACGGCGACGAATCGCTCTTCCAAGAACCTTCTCTTCCTTCCGGAGTATCCCTTTCTGACCCTTCTTCATGCACTGTTGACATTTGCAAGAAGTCGAGTGACACTTGTACTGAGGAAAAATCAACTAAACCAACAAAC aagagaaccgGGTCGGGTAATGGGCAAAACATGGATCATAACCGAAAACCAAGCAAAAAGTGCCAGAAAAATCAGGATAAATCATCAGTTGGAATTGCAAAG GTAAGGAAAGAAAGGTTAGGGGAAAGAATTGCAGCGTTGCAGCAATTGGTTTCTCCATACGGAAAG ACAGATGCAGCTTCTGTGCTGCATGAAGCGATGGGTTACATCAAGTTCTTACAAGACCAGATCCAAGTCCTCTGCTCTCCTTACCTGATCAACTATTCTCTT GACGGTGGAGCTGTTACCGGAGATATTACACCGGGGAAGAAAGCGAGAGACTTGAGGAGCAGAGGATTATGCCTAGTACCTGTCTCGTCCACTGTAAACGTTGAAAACTCTAATGGTGCTGATTTGTGGTCACCTGCTACTGCTAGTATGGGTCACACTATGTCACCCTCTCAGTGA
- the LOC108857595 gene encoding transcription factor bHLH113 isoform X3 — protein sequence MGDTVGDQAMVEAPGAPSFSELLMLSDGFLSSSEGHHREANGGDGGEDSFSFVFSGTNGSKMLCFSGDCQNGDESLFQEPSLPSGVSLSDPSSCTVDICKKSSDTCTEEKSTKPTNKKRTGSGNGQNMDHNRKPSKKCQKNQDKSSVGIAKVRKERLGERIAALQQLVSPYGKMQLLCCMKRWVTSSSYKTRSKSSALLT from the exons ATGGGAGATACCGTAGGCGACCAAGCTATGGTGGAAGCTCCCGGAGCCCCGAGCTTCTCGGAGCTTCTTATGTTGTCGGACGGGTTTCTCAGCTCCTCTGAAGGCCACCACCGCGAAGCTAACGGCGGCGATGGTGGAGAAGACAGCTTCAGTTTTGTATTCTCCGGTACAAATGGGTCAAAAATGCTCTGTTTCAGCGGAGACTGTCAAAACGGCGACGAATCGCTCTTCCAAGAACCTTCTCTTCCTTCCGGAGTATCCCTTTCTGACCCTTCTTCATGCACTGTTGACATTTGCAAGAAGTCGAGTGACACTTGTACTGAGGAAAAATCAACTAAACCAACAAAC aagaagagaaccgGGTCGGGTAATGGGCAAAACATGGATCATAACCGAAAACCAAGCAAAAAGTGCCAGAAAAATCAGGATAAATCATCAGTTGGAATTGCAAAG GTAAGGAAAGAAAGGTTAGGGGAAAGAATTGCAGCGTTGCAGCAATTGGTTTCTCCATACGGAAAG ATGCAGCTTCTGTGCTGCATGAAGCGATGGGTTACATCAAGTTCTTACAAGACCAGATCCAAGTCCTCTGCTCTCCTTACCTGA